A genome region from bacterium includes the following:
- a CDS encoding UbiX family flavin prenyltransferase, whose protein sequence is MNLLLAVSGATGSYAAELLIKKSPWPVALVASAWGRNVYERECGDFAKLAAMAARVFDDADLAAPGSSGSVPTAGMVILPCSTNTLAKVAHGIADTLISRAAHCHLKEQRKLVLCVRESPWTQIDLQNAATVSGAGGVIMPLSPPFYQLAGKDPRQVTMAELLELYVDRVLAVLGHPAPSNWESIS, encoded by the coding sequence ATGAACCTATTACTGGCTGTGAGTGGAGCGACGGGGTCTTATGCGGCGGAGCTTCTGATCAAGAAGTCGCCGTGGCCGGTCGCATTAGTTGCCAGCGCTTGGGGCCGTAACGTTTATGAGCGCGAGTGCGGGGATTTCGCCAAACTGGCCGCCATGGCGGCCCGGGTCTTTGACGATGCCGATCTGGCGGCGCCCGGCTCATCGGGGTCGGTTCCTACCGCAGGGATGGTCATTCTCCCCTGCTCCACCAATACGCTGGCGAAGGTAGCGCACGGCATCGCCGATACCTTGATTTCCCGAGCCGCGCACTGTCACCTGAAGGAACAGCGCAAACTGGTGCTTTGTGTGCGCGAATCGCCCTGGACCCAGATCGATCTTCAGAATGCCGCCACGGTGTCAGGCGCCGGTGGCGTGATCATGCCCCTCTCCCCGCCATTTTATCAGCTGGCCGGCAAAGATCCCCGGCAGGTCACCATGGCTGAGCTGCTCGAGCTTTATGTGGATCGCGTCCTGGCCGTGTTGGGGCACCCGGCCCCCTCGAATTGGGAGAGCATCTCGTGA
- a CDS encoding 1,4-dihydroxy-6-naphthoate synthase encodes MGYSPCPNDTSMFHDIATGLLERHGFAVSTHLHDVETLNRLALSTAYDITKISFHTYLLVQEHYQLLNAGAALGFGCGPLLVSRIPIAPADIARYRIAVPGELTTAHLLLRLWAPEARQKMFTSYDRVMELLRAGEVDCGILIHESRFVYQQAGLFCVQDLGQWWEQETGQPIPLGCIVARKTLGDTVITEFEALLRKSIIHSRAHPEESARYVREHAREMDATVMKKHIDMFVTDFSVDLGEAGHKAIAVLASMARQAGVIP; translated from the coding sequence ATGGGCTACTCTCCTTGTCCGAATGATACATCGATGTTTCATGACATCGCGACTGGACTATTGGAGCGCCATGGTTTCGCGGTGTCCACCCATCTTCATGATGTCGAGACCCTGAACCGTCTGGCGCTCAGCACTGCCTACGACATCACCAAAATTTCCTTTCACACTTACCTGCTGGTACAGGAGCACTATCAGCTCCTAAACGCCGGAGCTGCACTCGGGTTCGGGTGCGGGCCTTTGCTTGTGTCGCGTATCCCCATAGCGCCTGCCGATATCGCCCGCTACCGGATTGCCGTGCCCGGCGAATTGACCACCGCGCACCTGCTGTTGCGACTCTGGGCGCCTGAGGCCCGCCAAAAGATGTTCACTTCCTATGACCGCGTGATGGAACTACTGCGCGCCGGAGAGGTTGATTGCGGCATTCTCATCCATGAATCACGTTTCGTTTACCAGCAAGCCGGCCTCTTCTGTGTTCAGGATCTCGGGCAATGGTGGGAGCAGGAGACCGGGCAGCCCATTCCCCTGGGCTGTATCGTCGCCCGCAAGACCCTGGGCGATACCGTCATTACCGAATTCGAAGCCTTGCTGAGGAAATCGATCATCCACTCCCGCGCTCATCCCGAGGAGTCCGCCAGGTATGTCCGCGAGCATGCCCGGGAAATGGATGCCACGGTCATGAAAAAACATATCGACATGTTTGTTACTGACTTCTCCGTTGATCTCGGAGAAGCAGGGCACAAGGCAATTGCCGTGTTGGCATCCATGGCGCGCCAGGCGGGGGTGATTCCATGA
- a CDS encoding UbiA-like polyprenyltransferase: MIAILLATLSEAQPLLDRLHAEKRLSASGDEHQERDLQHNLLRSATGGVPLTAALPQTFETYSFEARGRRPGGLVIITGIGPQQAAAAADYAIQARGARHILNVGICGALTPAVEPGHMCHITEIIQGDALLKNPAPPSLPLATESLWKSLPPARLASVSEPVFGGEGRTILAAHADMVDMEGYDIVRVCKQHGVPFQLLKVVSDRADDAGHEELHLNLTRVSTILAEEVIAGLEYHLAHPGGNLMSRLFNFVKIEHTIFSIPLILAGAWLGAGRQWPGLRPLLLVMLAGVGARALGMAMNRILDRHIDQLNPRTASRELPSGKLSSGHAWTVAATGLIVYLAACAALGPLCLKLSPIPALVLITYSMLKRFSNLCHYGIGVCLALGPLGAYVAVTGSTAIDGATLMLALFTFCWISGFDIIYALQDLKADRETGVHSLPAALGSTGAQWMAALTHLVAAAAAVQLWVLVGAGLASGLALAVTVGTLTLAYYPKLPLHVRFFPVSAIAGIAGAMIAML; the protein is encoded by the coding sequence ATGATTGCCATTCTTCTTGCCACGCTTAGTGAGGCGCAACCGCTGCTCGATCGGCTTCACGCCGAAAAGCGGCTCAGTGCGTCTGGAGACGAGCATCAGGAGCGCGATCTCCAGCATAACCTGTTGCGGTCCGCCACGGGGGGAGTGCCCCTCACGGCGGCTCTCCCGCAGACCTTTGAGACTTACAGTTTTGAAGCCAGAGGCCGTCGGCCGGGCGGGCTGGTGATTATCACCGGAATTGGGCCCCAACAGGCCGCCGCCGCAGCGGACTACGCCATTCAGGCCCGGGGTGCCCGTCACATTCTTAATGTCGGAATCTGTGGAGCCCTGACGCCTGCGGTTGAGCCCGGGCATATGTGTCACATCACCGAGATCATTCAGGGCGATGCCCTTCTGAAAAATCCAGCGCCCCCCTCCCTGCCACTCGCCACTGAGTCGCTCTGGAAATCCCTTCCGCCCGCCCGGCTGGCATCCGTCAGCGAACCGGTCTTCGGGGGAGAAGGCCGCACAATTCTGGCCGCCCATGCCGATATGGTCGATATGGAAGGGTACGACATTGTGCGGGTTTGCAAGCAACACGGCGTGCCCTTTCAGTTGCTGAAAGTCGTCAGCGACCGGGCGGATGACGCAGGCCACGAGGAGTTGCATCTCAACCTTACACGCGTCTCCACCATTCTGGCGGAGGAAGTGATCGCCGGACTGGAGTATCATCTGGCCCATCCTGGCGGAAACCTGATGTCACGGCTGTTTAACTTTGTCAAAATCGAGCACACCATTTTCAGCATCCCGCTGATACTGGCCGGTGCCTGGCTCGGCGCGGGACGGCAATGGCCGGGGCTTCGGCCACTGCTGCTGGTCATGCTGGCGGGAGTCGGCGCCAGGGCTTTAGGCATGGCAATGAACCGGATTCTGGACCGTCATATCGATCAGCTCAATCCCCGTACGGCAAGCCGTGAACTGCCGAGCGGAAAACTTTCTTCCGGTCACGCCTGGACGGTCGCGGCGACCGGCCTGATCGTCTACCTTGCCGCCTGCGCGGCACTGGGCCCCTTATGCCTGAAACTGTCCCCGATCCCGGCCCTGGTGTTGATTACATACTCAATGCTGAAGCGCTTCAGCAACCTCTGTCACTACGGGATCGGCGTCTGTCTGGCGTTAGGGCCACTGGGGGCCTACGTGGCCGTCACCGGGTCCACGGCCATCGATGGGGCGACGCTCATGCTGGCCCTGTTTACCTTCTGCTGGATCAGCGGGTTTGACATCATTTACGCCCTGCAGGACTTGAAGGCGGACCGGGAAACAGGCGTTCACAGTCTTCCCGCCGCGCTGGGCAGTACCGGCGCTCAATGGATGGCCGCGCTCACCCATCTGGTTGCGGCCGCCGCGGCCGTTCAACTCTGGGTATTGGTGGGGGCCGGCCTTGCCTCGGGGCTCGCGCTGGCTGTCACCGTCGGGACATTGACTCTCGCCTACTATCCAAAATTACCGCTTCATGTTAGATTCTTCCCGGTATCCGCCATTGCCGGGATTGCCGGCGCGATGATCGCCATGTTGTAA
- a CDS encoding glycerol-3-phosphate dehydrogenase/oxidase, with protein MNRDIAGLTGREFDILIIGGGIHGVTLAREAALAGRSVALIEKSDFGSATSANSLKILHGGIRYLQQANLPRVRQSVIERRTLLQLAPHLVNPLPCAMPTWGYGMKSKAALFCGLLAYDFLSRDRNEGLPPEKTIPGGRVGSRAEWLAIAPQLDDPRYNGCALWHDAITGNTERLSLAFVASAVDAGATVANYVEATGFLKSGRDVTGVTAIDRITNQPLSIRAKVTVNNTGPWVKETLGLLDEKVTAPAYRCAVAMNVVLRRQLIASHAVGLMAFKEGWKKGRLFFFVPWRDRTMVGTYLRPHTGSPNQLTITPEDIQSFIDNLNLAYPAALLKPEDIAFIQAGVMPAEDKEVAPDGEPSLLNHFQIMDHEVSDKVKGLISVLGVKWTTARDVAQRTLASLNARLGQPNCPSSPATRPLPGGDIPDVAALINEAIQAGLPEVTARHLVGNYGTGYREVVRVGSTNPLWLRPLGEGTCVTGAEVIFALREEMAHTMTDVVLRRTDLGSAGRPSKAALMNVAVIMARELAWGAPRLDKELAILKALPCWPKE; from the coding sequence ATGAATAGGGATATTGCAGGCCTTACGGGGCGTGAGTTTGATATTTTAATCATCGGGGGCGGCATCCATGGGGTTACCCTGGCTCGGGAGGCGGCCCTGGCGGGACGCTCGGTCGCCTTGATCGAAAAATCGGATTTCGGGTCCGCCACCTCCGCAAACAGCCTCAAGATCCTCCATGGCGGTATCCGCTACCTGCAACAGGCCAACCTGCCGCGTGTGCGGCAGTCGGTCATCGAGCGGCGCACTCTACTCCAACTGGCACCCCACCTCGTGAATCCCCTTCCCTGTGCCATGCCGACCTGGGGGTATGGGATGAAAAGCAAAGCGGCCCTATTCTGCGGCCTCTTGGCCTATGATTTCCTCAGCCGGGACCGGAACGAGGGACTGCCTCCTGAAAAAACCATTCCTGGTGGACGCGTGGGGTCCCGCGCTGAGTGGTTGGCCATTGCGCCGCAGCTGGATGATCCCCGCTACAACGGGTGCGCCCTCTGGCACGATGCCATAACCGGCAATACGGAACGACTCAGCCTGGCATTTGTTGCCTCAGCCGTTGATGCGGGCGCGACGGTCGCCAATTATGTCGAAGCCACGGGCTTTCTGAAGAGTGGTCGCGACGTGACCGGCGTCACCGCCATCGATCGGATCACCAACCAGCCCCTATCCATCCGGGCCAAGGTGACGGTGAACAATACCGGCCCCTGGGTCAAAGAAACCCTGGGCCTGCTTGACGAGAAGGTGACCGCTCCGGCCTACCGCTGCGCTGTCGCCATGAATGTGGTCTTGCGCAGACAATTGATCGCCAGCCATGCCGTCGGGTTGATGGCGTTCAAGGAAGGCTGGAAAAAGGGACGACTTTTCTTTTTCGTGCCCTGGCGGGATCGCACTATGGTGGGCACCTATTTGCGTCCCCATACCGGCAGTCCCAACCAACTCACCATTACGCCCGAGGACATTCAGTCATTCATTGATAACCTGAATCTGGCCTATCCCGCCGCTCTGCTTAAACCTGAGGATATTGCCTTCATCCAAGCGGGTGTGATGCCGGCCGAAGACAAGGAAGTGGCACCCGATGGCGAACCCAGCCTCCTGAATCATTTTCAGATTATGGATCATGAAGTCTCCGACAAGGTCAAGGGACTGATCTCCGTGCTCGGAGTGAAATGGACCACCGCCCGCGATGTGGCGCAACGCACCCTGGCCAGTTTGAATGCCAGGCTGGGGCAGCCCAATTGCCCGTCGAGCCCTGCCACCCGTCCTTTGCCGGGCGGTGACATCCCTGATGTCGCGGCATTGATCAACGAGGCCATACAGGCGGGACTTCCTGAAGTCACGGCCAGGCACCTGGTCGGCAACTACGGCACCGGCTACCGGGAAGTGGTGCGTGTAGGTTCCACCAATCCGCTCTGGTTACGTCCCCTTGGGGAAGGCACCTGCGTCACCGGCGCTGAAGTTATTTTTGCCCTGCGTGAAGAGATGGCTCACACCATGACCGATGTGGTGCTTCGCAGAACCGACCTGGGTTCAGCCGGCCGGCCATCTAAAGCCGCGCTGATGAACGTGGCGGTAATTATGGCCCGCGAGCTCGCCTGGGGAGCCCCGCGCCTCGACAAGGAGCTGGCCATTCTCAAGGCCCTCCCCTGCTGGCCGAAGGAGTGA
- a CDS encoding LacI family DNA-binding transcriptional regulator codes for MSSSITIREVATMAGVSKSTVSRVLSGKGKACHIATATEVRVRAVASQLGYQPNLIARNMALGLGGSLTRSNTPIIPVMASSEAAPVSEIMVTPPPQPEPVIPAVAVIEPVAGAEPAGAAGGAESGSGNPSPQSSPSRGEEESAS; via the coding sequence ATGAGTTCGTCGATTACGATCAGGGAGGTGGCAACCATGGCGGGGGTATCGAAATCTACCGTCTCCCGGGTGCTCTCTGGAAAGGGAAAGGCGTGTCACATCGCCACGGCAACAGAGGTCAGGGTGCGGGCGGTGGCCAGTCAACTCGGCTACCAACCGAACCTGATCGCCCGTAACATGGCTTTGGGTTTGGGCGGGTCGCTGACTCGCAGCAACACTCCCATTATTCCCGTCATGGCATCCTCGGAAGCCGCGCCCGTCTCCGAGATCATGGTGACGCCGCCGCCCCAGCCTGAGCCGGTGATCCCGGCGGTGGCGGTGATAGAGCCGGTAGCGGGAGCCGAACCTGCCGGGGCGGCGGGGGGTGCTGAATCGGGGTCCGGAAACCCCTCACCTCAGTCCTCTCCCTCAAGGGGAGAGGAAGAGTCCGCCAGTTGA